CTATTTCAATCTAATTGTATAGCTCTCATAATTGCAGGAAAAGAGTTCAACAAAAACTGTAAAAGAGAAACATAGAGTTTCCATGGAATCATCCCAAGCATCTTTCTCATCTTACTCTCGATCAtcattcttctcttctcctGACTCTAATGGGACAGCTCAACCACCACCCCTGTTCTTCGACCAATCAAATTCCTCGTCACAGTTTGGGAGACAATCCCGTGATCTTCCGAATAAAGTTAAGGGCTCCATGTACAGAAAAGATTGGAGGCTACCTGTTAGAACTTCAACCAAAGAGGAAACAGCAGAAAGTGCAGTTCTGAAGCATGAAAATTCTCTGAGGCCTCTACAGTTGTCCAAATCCGTTAATGGATCTTTCAGTGTTGAATTTCAAGAAGCAAGTTCAAGAACATCTTGCAGATCGAAAGATGGGTCTTTGTTTTCAGTTCAAAGAGATGCTCATAGGTTATCTTACGACGGAAGCGACTTAAGCCGTTTATCGTTTGAATCACGAGATTCATTCAAATCGACTCCAAAGCTTAAAGAACATCCAAGACTTTCATTGGACAGTAGAGTGGGTTCAGTGTCAAGTCCAAAATATGATTCTAAATCAGAATTTGTCATCAAAAAGTCGCTGAGGGATGGTGAAACACGACCTCCTAATGTTGTAGCAAAGCTGATGGGATTGGAGACACTGCCAGATTCTGCCTTGGCAAGTGATTCTCATTTGGAGTTTCTCAAAACTTGCCAAGTTGAGCATTGTGATCCCTTTCCAAGGTCATTAAAACCAACTGATCCATGTCTGTCAATTCGGACATCAACTTCTTTAAGGAACTCGTGGAAGGAATTGGGTTCACGGAATAATCCCGAATCAGTCAAGAAACTTATTTCAAGGTTACCAATTGAACCAGCACCGTGGAAGCTGCTAGGTGGGAGTTCTCAGAAGCTGGATGTCAAGCatctaaaaaaattgggaaGAGCAACTCCCTCCTTCCCTTCTGCTTACATTGAGTTTGAGAAAAGATTGAAGGAtcttgaattatctcaatctgGAAAGGATCTTAGAGCTCTTAAACAGCTAATCGATGCAATGCGAGCAAAGGGGCTCCTAGATAACAGAAGAGAGGAACAAGATCTGAATTTTGCTAATCAGCAAGACTATGAGCCACAATATAGGAGTCCACATCTCAGTGCTGGATCGGTAAACAAACAAAAGCTGCATAGCGACTGTGTACATAGTTTCACAAATAAAGGAGGCAATTCTTTGAGGACTTTTGAGTCCAAAATTGTGATCATGAAACCAGCAAAACTTGTTGAAAAATCTGATATTCTCGCTTCTTCAGTAACCCCAGTGGATTGCTTGTCAAGTCTCCCTAAACTTCAAGGTGAATATGGAGATAGCAGAAAGAGTACACTCAATGATCGATCATCCAAAAAGAAGATTCAGAAAAATGGAAATGCTGTCCGTTCCAGCtataataacaaaacaaaattcaccTCAACGTCATCTCCACAGTTACCGAAGGAGAACACTATAGGCTTGGTGAAGAGCTCAGGATCGGTGAGCCCAAGATTGCAACAGAAGAAGCTTGAGTTGGACAACCGATGTCGGCCACCCATCTCTCCTGATTCCAGCAAATCAAGAAGGCAACCTAACAACCAGCTACCGGAGTTAGGTTCCCCGGGTGGGAAACGAAGACCAAAATCTGCAAATTTACCGCGAATAGACGACCAATCCAGTGATATCAGTACTGCAACTAGGAATTTAAGTTACCAACAGGATGACTGTTATATGCGGTCAGAGGGAAACGTCGTCATGGATTCAGTGATAGATACAGATGTCCCAAATCTGGATCGCTGTGCTGAGAGCAATGGAAGCCAGAGTCCATCCATGAAGAATGCAAAATACTTGGCTTCTCGCTTAGTTAAAAAGGTAGGCGATTTCGATAGTGTTCATTTATTGAATCTGGTCAAATGGTTGATTTGttttgcccctttttttttacttcagaAATTAGGTCCTACGTTGAGCGAGGATGGATGTTTGGCAGAATTTGCATCAGTTGCCTTGGTGCATCCTAGTCCAGTTTCTGTTCTTGAATACCCAATGTACAAGGATGATGCTCTATCTCCTGTGAAACAGATGCCAGATGTACTCAAAGGTAGGCTTTACTGAGATTGTTTGATTTTCTGTGGCATAAAACCGGAAGCAATTGTTGTTGTATTTCTGGCACATGGATGCTTAAATTATTTGGGCTTCCAAGTTCTGATATATTAAAATCcttttctcaaagaaaaaattCCACTTACAAATAAACCTGTACCAGGATATAGTTACTCTCTTAAGATATCACTTTTATGTGATGGAAGAAACTGAATCTCCAACCATGATTATCTGGGGCcatcaagaatgaagttgaagTGTATAGAAAGTAGTCAGTTGGCTGTCCAACTAAATTGATTAAGGACGGGAAAAAATGGGTGCTTTGGCACTAATTTCGGAGATATGGCAATTTTGCATATTCCCTTTGTGATAATATCCAAGCAACTTCATGTCACAGGAAAATCAACTCATGTCCTGTTTGACTTGAATCTAGATTCGTAATCTTGTTTCACTTGCAGATAATTATCTAATACTAATTGTCAGTACATGAATTGTTTAGGGTTAGATTGAGATTTGTAGATTCTCAGAAAGGTTGAACAGCGGAATATTGGCTTTCGTATAGTTGCACTTTGTATGTAAGCATAATATGATGTGATGCGGTAGAAGCGTAGAACCCTAAGTTGGAGGAAAACGAATCATCATCTTTGTGCCCACACTTGTCAAAAGAAAGTTTGCACGTAGCTGAGAAAAAAGCCTTATGTAACTCAACTAGGTTAGGTATCCTCTTAAGTAGTTTACTAAGGTACAGTTGGTGGGTGAGAACATGTATTGCTGGAAAAGCATTCACATTTTGTGTAATTAATTCCCACagcagaaaataaaattttctcctGTGTTGTTTGGCAGGTGATGGAACTATGAATTCTAACAGCAATTCCAGTAGAAAGCAACCAGACTCAGCAGAGAACCTTGTGACTTATCATACTGGTTATAGTCATAACTCACAGATCACCCACAAGAAATTAGAAAGCATCGAGCACTTGGTGAAGAAGCTAAGACAACTGAACTCAACCCACGATGAAACCCAAACAGATTACATTGCGTCTCTCTGTGAGACCTCAAACCCAGACCACCGATACATATCTGAGATTTTAGTAGCCTCAGGTTTCCTCCTGAGGGACCTCAACTCCACCTTGACAAACTTTCAGCTCCACCCGCCTGGCCTCCCAATCAACCCACAGTTTTTCTTGGTTTTGGAACAGATCAAGTCAAGCACTCTACATGGGCAAGAGTGTAGCATTAAAAAGCTTGAAAAAGACAAGTTTCACCGGAAGCTCATATTTGATGCTGTTAATGAGATTTTAGTTGGGAAGTTGACTTCGGTGGGGCATTCCCATGAACCATGGTTGAGGCCTGAGAAACAGGCTAGGAAGTATCTGAATGCACAAAAGCTCTTAAGAGATCTGTGTTCGGAAATGGAACAGCTTCAAGCCAAGAAATCCGGTTGTgggtttgaagaaaatgagGAGGATAGTTTGAAAAGCATCTTGTGTGAAGATTTGGTGCATCCTGCCGAGATTTGGACAAATTTTTGCGGTGAGATTTCTGGAACGGTTTTGGATGTTGAGCGACTGATCTTTAAAGCTTTAGTTGACGAGATTGTTCATGGTGAGGCAGTTGGTTTGCGAATCAAGCTGGGAAGGTGCTGCAGGCAGCTTTCTGCGTAATTTATTTCCGTctattctctcttttattttcactttctttttgtctttcctTTCCTATTTGTTACTAATTTGTATATTCTTGTTATTTTCGCATCATTCCTCCATATATAAGCACCCATGATTTTTGTTTGATGAGAATTTCGTGGCTGAATTGTAAAGAAAACCCCTTGGTGGGTGTGTTTGGATACGTAATATTTATAAGAATCCAATAATGAGAGGCTTCTTTCCCTGTGTGTTATGCTTGCTTCAAGACTCTTTGAAGATGTATTATGGATTTTGGGCTTGTGTTGTCTCTTCATAATTGAAATTTGATAGTTGAAATGTTTCTTGCTGGCTTCCATTTCTTGAAAATTccttatttttcgttttgttttctgttttccgTGTTTTCGGaaacaaacacaaccaaaattttgaaaataattcaCTGTTTTCGTA
This DNA window, taken from Rhododendron vialii isolate Sample 1 chromosome 8a, ASM3025357v1, encodes the following:
- the LOC131299160 gene encoding protein LONGIFOLIA 2-like isoform X1, with product MAAKYLYPWADDKPHLKKQIGCLTGIFQLLDRQHLLTGRHTSGQSPKRLPSGCSHFNNGTFEEENICHWSAVEEKSSTKTVKEKHRVSMESSQASFSSYSRSSFFSSPDSNGTAQPPPLFFDQSNSSSQFGRQSRDLPNKVKGSMYRKDWRLPVRTSTKEETAESAVLKHENSLRPLQLSKSVNGSFSVEFQEASSRTSCRSKDGSLFSVQRDAHRLSYDGSDLSRLSFESRDSFKSTPKLKEHPRLSLDSRVGSVSSPKYDSKSEFVIKKSLRDGETRPPNVVAKLMGLETLPDSALASDSHLEFLKTCQVEHCDPFPRSLKPTDPCLSIRTSTSLRNSWKELGSRNNPESVKKLISRLPIEPAPWKLLGGSSQKLDVKHLKKLGRATPSFPSAYIEFEKRLKDLELSQSGKDLRALKQLIDAMRAKGLLDNRREEQDLNFANQQDYEPQYRSPHLSAGSVNKQKLHSDCVHSFTNKGGNSLRTFESKIVIMKPAKLVEKSDILASSVTPVDCLSSLPKLQGEYGDSRKSTLNDRSSKKKIQKNGNAVRSSYNNKTKFTSTSSPQLPKENTIGLVKSSGSVSPRLQQKKLELDNRCRPPISPDSSKSRRQPNNQLPELGSPGGKRRPKSANLPRIDDQSSDISTATRNLSYQQDDCYMRSEGNVVMDSVIDTDVPNLDRCAESNGSQSPSMKNAKYLASRLVKKKLGPTLSEDGCLAEFASVALVHPSPVSVLEYPMYKDDALSPVKQMPDVLKGDGTMNSNSNSSRKQPDSAENLVTYHTGYSHNSQITHKKLESIEHLVKKLRQLNSTHDETQTDYIASLCETSNPDHRYISEILVASGFLLRDLNSTLTNFQLHPPGLPINPQFFLVLEQIKSSTLHGQECSIKKLEKDKFHRKLIFDAVNEILVGKLTSVGHSHEPWLRPEKQARKYLNAQKLLRDLCSEMEQLQAKKSGCGFEENEEDSLKSILCEDLVHPAEIWTNFCGEISGTVLDVERLIFKALVDEIVHGEAVGLRIKLGRCCRQLSA
- the LOC131299160 gene encoding protein LONGIFOLIA 1-like isoform X2, which codes for MESSQASFSSYSRSSFFSSPDSNGTAQPPPLFFDQSNSSSQFGRQSRDLPNKVKGSMYRKDWRLPVRTSTKEETAESAVLKHENSLRPLQLSKSVNGSFSVEFQEASSRTSCRSKDGSLFSVQRDAHRLSYDGSDLSRLSFESRDSFKSTPKLKEHPRLSLDSRVGSVSSPKYDSKSEFVIKKSLRDGETRPPNVVAKLMGLETLPDSALASDSHLEFLKTCQVEHCDPFPRSLKPTDPCLSIRTSTSLRNSWKELGSRNNPESVKKLISRLPIEPAPWKLLGGSSQKLDVKHLKKLGRATPSFPSAYIEFEKRLKDLELSQSGKDLRALKQLIDAMRAKGLLDNRREEQDLNFANQQDYEPQYRSPHLSAGSVNKQKLHSDCVHSFTNKGGNSLRTFESKIVIMKPAKLVEKSDILASSVTPVDCLSSLPKLQGEYGDSRKSTLNDRSSKKKIQKNGNAVRSSYNNKTKFTSTSSPQLPKENTIGLVKSSGSVSPRLQQKKLELDNRCRPPISPDSSKSRRQPNNQLPELGSPGGKRRPKSANLPRIDDQSSDISTATRNLSYQQDDCYMRSEGNVVMDSVIDTDVPNLDRCAESNGSQSPSMKNAKYLASRLVKKKLGPTLSEDGCLAEFASVALVHPSPVSVLEYPMYKDDALSPVKQMPDVLKGDGTMNSNSNSSRKQPDSAENLVTYHTGYSHNSQITHKKLESIEHLVKKLRQLNSTHDETQTDYIASLCETSNPDHRYISEILVASGFLLRDLNSTLTNFQLHPPGLPINPQFFLVLEQIKSSTLHGQECSIKKLEKDKFHRKLIFDAVNEILVGKLTSVGHSHEPWLRPEKQARKYLNAQKLLRDLCSEMEQLQAKKSGCGFEENEEDSLKSILCEDLVHPAEIWTNFCGEISGTVLDVERLIFKALVDEIVHGEAVGLRIKLGRCCRQLSA